TACGGCACCACCACGATGAGCCTGCAGTCCACCAACAACGAGGAGCTCTTGATCTTGAACCCCGGGCGCAAAATAATGGTCCACAACAAGGACGGCCAGCTCTACGAGGTCAGGAAAGAGAAGGAGACTTTGAGCCAAATCGCGGCCAAGCATTACCGCGGCCGGGCCCAGGCCCAAAAATTCAAGGAATCCGTGGTTTTGGCCAACCGCCTGCCCGGCAGCGCCCTCCTGGGCGATTACGAGTTCTCTCGGGGCGACAAGGTCCTCCTGCCCAAGGTCATCGTCTTGTTCGACACCTACCGATTCCCGTTCCAGGGCTGGGGCTGGGGGCGCATCAGCTCCCGCTTCGGGACCCGCTACCACCCGGTGCTCAAGCGCCTCAGGTTCCACGATGGCCTGGATATCGCCAGGCCCTGGGGGACGCCCGTCTATCCCTCCCGGAGCGGCAAGGTCGTGGAGGCCGGCTGGCACGAGGGCTACGGGATGCTCATAGAGATACGGCACTCCGACGGGGCCACGACCCGCTACGGCCACTTGTCCAAGATATGCGTCAAGCCTGGCGACGCGGTGCAGCGCGGCAGGACTTTGATCGGCCGCGTGGGCTCGACCGGCCTCTCCACGGGCCCCCACCTGCACTTCGAGGTGCGCGACAGGAACGGCAAACCCGTCAATCCGGGGGCTAAGATCGGCCGCCGCTGACGGCGGGATCGGTTTGGGATTTCTCCGGGGCGAATAAAGGCAGGCGGAAATAGAAGCGGCATCCCTTGCCCGGGGAGCTGTCCACTCCTATCGCGCATTCGTGGAGTTCGAGGATTTCCTTGCAGATGGCCAGACCCAGGCCCGTTCCGCGGTAGCCGCTGCCTCCCTTGGGGCGATTGATCTGCACGAACTTATTGAAGAGATCGGCGAGCATCTCCGCCGGGATTCCCGGGCCGTCGTCGATCACCTCCACCAGCACTCCCGCCGGAGCGCCGGCGGGAGTGGCCTTGAGGATGACGCTGGAGGCGGCGAAGCGCAGAGCGTTGTCGAGGAGGTTTCCCAGCACCTCCGAGATCAGCTCGCCGTCGGCATGGACCTTGGCGAGCTCATGGGGCGTTTCACAGCGAATCTCGATCCGCCCGGCAAGCTCGTCGCGGGAAAGGCGCAGTCCCGCCAGGACTTCCTCGAACAGGGGCTTTAAGTCCAGCGTCGTTCGGCTGGCCCGCGCGCGGCCGGATTCCAGGCGCGAAATGTCGAGGAGGTTGTTGATCATCCTGGCCAGGCGCGACAGGTTTCTGCCCACCAGAGCCAAGGTTTCCTTCTGCTGGCCAGAGAGGGCTCCCAGCAGGCCCTCGCCCAAATTGTCCACGCCGCCCATGGCGATGCTCAAGGGCGTGCGCAGCTCGTGGGAGACCGTGCCGATGAGGTCATCCTT
This is a stretch of genomic DNA from Elusimicrobiota bacterium. It encodes these proteins:
- a CDS encoding M23 family metallopeptidase; this translates as MGALALLALLGPFPAAAQPAQPGLRAWERYCVLTPAGPEEPDSEMFRKLKRLVYSEHRISRGEGSVGALAALYGTTTMSLQSTNNEELLILNPGRKIMVHNKDGQLYEVRKEKETLSQIAAKHYRGRAQAQKFKESVVLANRLPGSALLGDYEFSRGDKVLLPKVIVLFDTYRFPFQGWGWGRISSRFGTRYHPVLKRLRFHDGLDIARPWGTPVYPSRSGKVVEAGWHEGYGMLIEIRHSDGATTRYGHLSKICVKPGDAVQRGRTLIGRVGSTGLSTGPHLHFEVRDRNGKPVNPGAKIGRR
- a CDS encoding hybrid sensor histidine kinase/response regulator, with amino-acid sequence MSQEALKILVIEDDPEYVEIIRLCLDEPDSMGMKFKITHADRLDAGLELLESGSFDALLLDLVLPDSRGIETMHRISARGPQIPILVTTNMGDESLAFEAMRLGAQDYMVKATSDSRLLKRSIWYAVERHRLQRQSMEELRKLEQLKAEIKEQRKMDQLKDDLIGTVSHELRTPLSIAMGGVDNLGEGLLGALSGQQKETLALVGRNLSRLARMINNLLDISRLESGRARASRTTLDLKPLFEEVLAGLRLSRDELAGRIEIRCETPHELAKVHADGELISEVLGNLLDNALRFAASSVILKATPAGAPAGVLVEVIDDGPGIPAEMLADLFNKFVQINRPKGGSGYRGTGLGLAICKEILELHECAIGVDSSPGKGCRFYFRLPLFAPEKSQTDPAVSGGRS